One bacterium DNA segment encodes these proteins:
- the kdpB gene encoding potassium-transporting ATPase subunit KdpB, with protein MAAKKHSLFEPEILRQAAAASFSKLHPRSLMKNPVMFVTEVGAFLTTVSLFFRTANEPLGFGLQVAIWLWFTVLFANFAEAMAEGRGKAQADALRKTRTQTMANLLRKDGSLETVPAEQLRKEDVVIVSAGEVIPGDGTVIEGVASVDESAITGESAPVIREAGGDRSAVTGGTRVLSDRIKVLVTANPGESFLDRMIHLVEGAERQKTPNEIALTILLSALTIIFLVVVMTLKFFGIYSGVLFSVTVLVALLVCLIPTTIGGLLSAIGIAGIDRLVQKNVLAMSGRAVEAAGDVNVLLLDKTGTITLGDRQATEFLPAKGVRIEELADAAQLGSLADETPEGRSIVVLAKQFGLRGRNLSEMPNAHFIAFSAQTRMSGVDVDGRKIRKGAADAVKNFAGGRFPAEVEDSITRVSFQGGTPLVVADNARILGTVYLKDIVKGGLRDRFERFRAMGIKTVMITGDNPLTAAAIAREAGVDDFLAEATPEDKLALIRKEQAAGYLVAMTGDGTNDAPALAQADVGVAMNTGTQAAKEAGNMVDLDSNPTKLIEIVEIGKQMLMTRGALTTFSIANDVAKYFAILPAMLIGVFPVIGPLNIMRLSSPQSAILSAVIFNALIIVALIPLALRGVHFRPLGAGALLRRNLLIYGLGGVLLPFPGIKIIDIAVNMFHLV; from the coding sequence ATGGCTGCCAAGAAGCATTCCTTGTTCGAGCCCGAAATCCTCCGGCAGGCCGCCGCCGCGTCGTTTTCCAAGCTGCACCCGCGGTCGCTGATGAAAAACCCCGTGATGTTCGTCACCGAAGTGGGGGCGTTCCTCACGACCGTCTCGCTCTTCTTCCGGACGGCGAACGAGCCGCTGGGCTTCGGTCTTCAGGTGGCCATCTGGCTCTGGTTCACCGTGCTGTTCGCCAACTTTGCCGAGGCCATGGCCGAGGGGCGGGGCAAGGCGCAGGCCGACGCCCTGCGGAAGACGCGCACCCAGACGATGGCGAACCTGCTTCGAAAGGACGGCTCGCTGGAAACTGTCCCTGCGGAACAACTGAGAAAAGAAGATGTCGTGATCGTGAGCGCCGGGGAAGTCATCCCCGGCGACGGGACGGTGATCGAAGGGGTGGCCTCCGTGGACGAATCCGCCATCACGGGGGAATCCGCGCCCGTGATCCGCGAGGCGGGCGGCGACCGCAGCGCCGTCACGGGGGGAACGCGCGTCCTGTCGGACCGGATCAAGGTCCTCGTCACCGCGAACCCGGGCGAGAGTTTCCTGGATCGAATGATCCACCTGGTGGAAGGCGCGGAGCGCCAGAAGACGCCGAACGAGATCGCCCTGACGATCCTCCTGTCGGCGCTGACGATCATCTTCCTGGTCGTGGTCATGACCCTGAAGTTCTTCGGGATCTATTCGGGCGTTCTCTTCTCCGTCACCGTCTTGGTGGCGCTGCTCGTCTGCCTCATCCCCACCACCATCGGGGGCCTGCTCTCCGCCATCGGGATCGCCGGGATCGACCGGCTCGTCCAGAAGAACGTCCTCGCCATGAGCGGGCGCGCGGTGGAGGCGGCGGGGGACGTCAACGTCCTGCTCCTCGACAAAACGGGGACGATCACGCTGGGCGACCGGCAGGCGACGGAATTCCTGCCGGCGAAAGGGGTGCGCATCGAGGAGCTGGCGGACGCCGCCCAGCTCGGCTCGCTGGCGGATGAGACCCCGGAAGGGCGCAGCATCGTCGTCCTGGCGAAACAGTTCGGCCTCCGGGGGAGGAACCTCTCGGAGATGCCAAACGCCCATTTCATCGCCTTCTCGGCGCAGACGCGGATGAGCGGCGTGGATGTGGACGGGAGGAAGATCCGCAAGGGGGCGGCGGACGCCGTCAAGAACTTCGCCGGGGGCCGGTTCCCCGCGGAAGTGGAGGACTCGATCACCCGCGTTTCCTTCCAGGGCGGGACCCCCTTGGTCGTCGCGGACAACGCCCGGATCCTCGGCACGGTGTACCTGAAGGACATCGTCAAGGGGGGCCTGCGCGACCGGTTCGAGCGGTTCCGGGCGATGGGGATCAAGACGGTGATGATCACCGGGGACAACCCCCTCACGGCCGCGGCGATCGCCCGCGAGGCGGGAGTGGACGACTTCCTCGCGGAGGCGACGCCGGAGGACAAGCTGGCGCTCATCCGGAAGGAGCAGGCGGCCGGCTACCTCGTGGCCATGACGGGGGACGGCACCAACGACGCCCCCGCCCTGGCCCAGGCCGACGTGGGGGTGGCGATGAACACGGGGACCCAAGCCGCCAAGGAAGCGGGGAACATGGTGGACCTGGACTCCAACCCCACCAAGCTCATCGAGATCGTGGAGATCGGCAAGCAGATGCTCATGACGCGGGGGGCGCTCACCACCTTCAGCATCGCAAACGACGTGGCGAAATATTTCGCCATCCTCCCTGCCATGCTCATCGGCGTGTTCCCGGTGATCGGACCGCTGAACATCATGCGGCTTTCTTCCCCGCAGAGCGCGATTTTAAGCGCCGTCATCTTCAACGCCCTCATCATCGTCGCGCTCATCCCCCTCGCCCTCCGCGGGGTACATTTCCGGCCGCTGGGCGCCGGTGCGCTCCTGCGCCGCAACCTCTTGATCTACGGGCTGGGCGGCGTGCTCCTCCCCTTCCCGGGGATCAAGATCATCGACATCGCAGTGAACATGTTCCATCTTGTGTAA
- the kdpC gene encoding K(+)-transporting ATPase subunit C, which yields MKDLVAELRASIAATLLLAVLCCGIYPAVVWAVGQGLFSGKANGSLVKVDRKVVGSSLLAQGFTAPKYFHSRPSAAGQGYDAANSGGTNLGPTSKKLIEDVKRRVADYRAENGLPPDARVPADAVTSSASGLDPHISVRNAALQADRVAAARGLTKEDVLKKVRTHTEGRTLWIFGELRVNVLMLNLDLDGKM from the coding sequence ATGAAGGACCTTGTCGCGGAGCTCCGCGCATCGATCGCCGCCACGCTGCTGCTGGCGGTCCTGTGCTGCGGCATCTACCCGGCGGTCGTCTGGGCCGTCGGCCAGGGACTGTTTTCCGGCAAAGCCAACGGCTCCCTGGTCAAGGTGGACAGGAAGGTCGTGGGATCCTCCCTCCTGGCCCAGGGGTTCACCGCTCCGAAGTATTTCCACTCCCGGCCGTCGGCGGCGGGGCAGGGGTACGACGCGGCCAATTCCGGGGGCACGAACCTCGGACCGACATCGAAAAAGCTGATCGAGGACGTGAAGCGAAGGGTCGCAGACTACCGGGCGGAAAACGGCCTGCCCCCGGATGCGCGTGTGCCGGCCGACGCGGTGACGTCCTCGGCGAGCGGGCTGGATCCGCACATCAGCGTCCGGAATGCCGCGCTCCAGGCGGATCGTGTCGCCGCGGCCCGCGGGTTGACGAAAGAGGACGTGTTGAAGAAGGTGCGGACCCACACGGAAGGCCGGACCCTTTGGATTTTCGGAGAGCTCCGGGTGAACGTGCTGATGCTGAACCTCGACCTGGACGGTAAGATGTAA